From Methanosarcina lacustris Z-7289, one genomic window encodes:
- the alaS gene encoding alanine--tRNA ligase, whose product MLEDEYQLDFFKNNGFVRKQCHKCGKFFWTRDPERNTCGDAPCDPYSFIGSPVFSREFDLSEMREYYLSFFEARGHTRIDRYPVVARWRDDIYLTIASIADFQPFVTSGQVPPPANPLTISQPCIRLNDLDSVGRSGRHLTTFEMMAHHAFNKKGNEIYWKEHTLELCDELLTSLKVDPFAVTYKEEPWAGGGNAGPCVEVIVHGLELATLVFMDMKADKKGDALIKGETYSKMDNYIVDTGYGLERFVWASKGSPTIYDALFPGIVNELMGLAGLEHELDNSEYANILAQNARLAGFMDVSEKSNLIELRKKVASSIGMTVEKLSAIMEPVEKVYAITDHTRCLTFMLGDGIIPSNVKAGYLARLVLRRTLRMMKDLDIRIPLSQIVDMHIKNMPEYPEFRNNFPVIQDILESEEEKFNTTMERGRRIIQKSASHFKKTGEKIPLSQLTELYDSHGIPPEMAKEVAAEIGVGVEFPDNFYSIIGELHNKAEAKEEQVIPFAERLTHLPKTKRRFYDEPTRLEFEAVVLDVFDNHIVMDNTFFYAEGGGQPADIGTVSGGDTVYRVVDVQVYDGVIVHTVDIPDRELEITKGDIITGKVDEKRRMALARHHTATHIVNDAARKVLGKHIWQAGAQKFEDHSRLDLSHYRHISSQEIRQIELLANRTVMENKRVITEWMTRTEAEQEYGFGLYQGGVPPGEKIRIVKVGDDVEACGGTHCISTGIIGPIKILKTERIQDGVERIEFAAGDAAVRAMQKMESLLVDSAKTLSVPPEHLPVSVERFFGEWKDLKKENERLKEELARSRVYRMLGDASEVAGLRVIAESVAGADSLELQKMATELLKHENIVSLLASDVEGVKLVASVGEKAIKCGINAGTLVHEMSMIVGGGGGGKPSFAMGGGTDPARIQEALARGLELVKDACKET is encoded by the coding sequence ATGCTTGAAGATGAGTATCAACTTGACTTTTTCAAAAATAACGGTTTCGTCCGGAAGCAGTGCCATAAATGCGGCAAATTCTTCTGGACACGTGACCCTGAAAGAAATACTTGCGGAGATGCGCCCTGTGATCCTTATTCCTTTATAGGAAGCCCTGTCTTTTCCAGGGAATTTGATCTTTCAGAGATGCGCGAATACTACCTTTCCTTCTTTGAAGCAAGAGGGCATACACGGATTGATCGCTATCCTGTGGTTGCCCGCTGGAGGGACGATATTTACCTTACCATTGCTTCAATTGCAGACTTCCAGCCCTTTGTAACTTCAGGGCAGGTCCCTCCTCCTGCAAATCCCCTTACGATTTCCCAGCCGTGTATCAGGCTAAACGACCTGGATTCGGTGGGCAGGAGCGGGCGCCACCTGACAACTTTTGAAATGATGGCACACCACGCTTTCAACAAAAAGGGCAATGAAATTTACTGGAAGGAACATACCCTGGAACTCTGCGATGAGCTCCTTACATCTCTCAAGGTAGACCCCTTCGCCGTTACCTACAAAGAAGAGCCCTGGGCAGGCGGAGGCAATGCCGGGCCCTGTGTGGAGGTCATTGTGCACGGGCTTGAGCTTGCCACTCTTGTTTTCATGGACATGAAGGCCGACAAAAAAGGAGATGCCCTGATAAAGGGTGAGACCTATTCAAAGATGGACAATTACATCGTGGATACCGGATATGGTCTCGAGCGTTTTGTCTGGGCTTCAAAGGGGTCCCCTACGATTTACGATGCTCTTTTCCCAGGCATAGTAAACGAACTCATGGGGCTTGCAGGGCTTGAACACGAACTGGACAACTCCGAGTATGCAAACATCCTGGCGCAGAATGCCCGGCTTGCAGGGTTTATGGATGTCAGTGAAAAGTCAAACCTGATAGAACTCCGAAAAAAAGTTGCCTCAAGCATCGGGATGACCGTGGAAAAACTCTCGGCTATCATGGAACCCGTAGAAAAGGTCTATGCGATCACTGACCACACGCGCTGTCTCACCTTCATGCTCGGGGACGGAATCATCCCTTCCAATGTCAAAGCAGGGTATCTGGCACGTCTCGTCCTGAGAAGGACGCTGCGCATGATGAAAGACCTGGATATCAGGATTCCACTCTCCCAAATCGTGGACATGCACATAAAGAACATGCCCGAGTACCCCGAGTTCAGGAATAATTTCCCTGTCATTCAGGACATCCTGGAATCCGAAGAGGAAAAGTTCAACACTACCATGGAGCGGGGGCGCAGGATCATCCAGAAATCGGCATCCCATTTCAAGAAGACCGGAGAAAAAATTCCTCTCTCCCAGCTAACCGAACTCTACGACTCACATGGAATCCCTCCCGAGATGGCAAAAGAAGTTGCAGCCGAAATCGGGGTAGGAGTAGAGTTCCCTGACAATTTCTATTCCATTATTGGTGAACTGCACAACAAAGCGGAAGCAAAGGAAGAACAGGTAATTCCTTTTGCAGAAAGGCTCACGCACCTTCCAAAGACCAAACGCCGTTTCTATGACGAGCCCACCCGCCTGGAGTTCGAGGCAGTCGTCCTTGATGTGTTTGATAATCATATTGTGATGGACAACACATTCTTCTATGCGGAAGGCGGAGGGCAGCCTGCAGATATCGGGACTGTCTCTGGTGGAGATACCGTGTACAGGGTCGTGGATGTTCAGGTCTATGACGGTGTAATCGTACATACAGTTGACATTCCAGACAGGGAACTTGAGATCACCAAAGGCGATATTATCACTGGAAAGGTCGATGAAAAGCGCAGAATGGCCCTTGCAAGGCATCACACAGCAACCCATATTGTAAATGATGCTGCCAGAAAGGTTCTCGGAAAACACATCTGGCAGGCGGGCGCCCAGAAGTTTGAGGACCATTCCAGGCTTGATCTTTCCCATTACAGGCACATTTCTTCTCAGGAAATCAGGCAGATTGAGCTTCTTGCTAACCGCACGGTCATGGAAAACAAACGTGTGATTACGGAATGGATGACGAGGACTGAAGCTGAGCAGGAATACGGCTTTGGGCTCTACCAGGGCGGAGTGCCTCCTGGAGAGAAGATCAGGATTGTAAAGGTTGGAGACGATGTGGAAGCCTGCGGTGGGACCCACTGCATAAGCACTGGCATCATCGGCCCTATCAAAATCCTGAAGACAGAGAGGATCCAGGACGGGGTGGAGAGGATCGAGTTTGCAGCCGGAGACGCAGCCGTTCGCGCCATGCAAAAAATGGAATCTCTCCTTGTTGATTCCGCAAAGACCCTGAGCGTGCCTCCGGAACACCTTCCGGTAAGTGTGGAACGTTTCTTCGGGGAATGGAAAGACCTCAAGAAAGAAAACGAAAGGCTCAAAGAAGAACTTGCCCGGTCCAGGGTTTACAGGATGCTCGGGGATGCTTCCGAGGTTGCAGGCCTCAGGGTTATTGCTGAATCGGTTGCAGGAGCAGATTCTCTTGAGCTCCAGAAGATGGCTACGGAACTTCTGAAACATGAAAATATAGTTTCCCTTCTTGCAAGCGATGTTGAAGGCGTCAAGCTTGTAGCATCTGTCGGAGAAAAAGCCATAAAATGTGGAATCAATGCCGGTACCCTTGTCCACGAGATGTCGATGATTGTCGGTGGAGGCGGAGGCGGAAAGCCTTCCTTTGCAATGGGCGGCGGAACTGATCCCGCAAGGATCCAGGAAGCTCTTGCCAGAGGGCTTGAGCTTGTGAAAGATGCCTGCAAAGAAACTTAA